The stretch of DNA CCCAGGTTAAACCCACAATGATCACACTCCAGTAGGGCAATTCATTCcacaaaaaaaagtgacatttattttgctttaatgaaCTTTGGCCTTTGCCAGATATAATGGGTCCACTGGAAATCATTGGCTTTGCATTCCTTCCCTTGACCAGCAGCAACCCACAGTGGCATGGGAAACGTTACACATGCCAGAGGGCTTGGCTGTGTCGTGCACGTGGCACCAGAGATGGTGGAATATGGGGGAACAAACAGCTAAGGCATCATCATACAACACACCAAGGAGAGAGGAGATGGTATGTACAAGCAgcgaaaggaaaaaaaagaaaaaataacgGTGGCAAACAGTCATcaaaaaatcagcaaaagatTATGGTTACTTCAGCTATAAAATGGGACATCTGGTTCTTTCCTTGGAAATGGATTGGTTTTTTCAACATCCAGCTCAGAAGCAGAGGTAGAGTTGGGACAAGGCAGTTCTCCAAACTGTACGTCACATTATGGTTCCCTTAGAAATCCCTGTAAACActaaaaatgccattttgatCCTGCCAGTAATGAGGGATGAAGCAAGGTCGTGCCTATGTGTAGAGTCTATAAACTCGGTATGTCTGAGATGGTGAAGATACTTTTCTATGACTCTAAAGTAAAGGAAAACTTGATGAATCTGTTGAGATCAGTGGTGACAAATGTTTATAATGTGCCATATGAAATCTGCTTGCCTTCTGCCCTGCAAGCAGTGAGGATCACCTGAGTTCTTTATAGATGGTTGCTATCGTGTAGAGAAAGgaaattgttatttattttgatacacaaggaaagggaaaaataattgaagGGGGTGAgtaagaaaaaattcttccaattttaaaacatatccAGAGGTTCACAACCTTCAACTGAAAATCCACATCCCTGTCAGAAAGCGAGAGAATGGTTGCTAGCAAAAGCATATGGGTGCGACAGACCTGTCTCCCTGGGCATGGCAGCTGCAGTTTGGGCTGTCACGGTGGAGGGAGAAGATGGAAacctgcagggaggggagcgATTGCCCTGGCATCGGTCCCTTTGCTCACCAAGGGCTGTGTGTGTGGCAGACAGTGGGtctgccaccctgcagcaggaggaaggattTGCCTTGGGTCTGCACTTTGCTGTCTGCACTGCACACACATAGTCTTCGCCCCTGGTGCTTTCCTCAACTCCACAGAGTGAAAATGCACGCACTTATCTTGCAGATAAAAACTGCTTTCTCAAGAAACCTCTAACAAGCTTGGTCCATGATTTCACACTGGGAGGAATGTGACTGTAATTTTTCCCTTGGACCTATCATCTGACTCTTGCCATCCACCCCTCTGGGACACAAGGAGGACTTTCCCCATCAGCGAAGGGGTGGGTGGCTGTCCGGGGGCTCCCCAGCAGGACCCCCGCTCTGCTGAGGTGAGGCTGCTCTCTCCTCAGGGGCCCTGCTCTGGCTTCTCCACCCAGGACAGGAGTCCCAGAGCATCCCACGCTCCCGCAGAAGGTGCCGAGCCCCACGGGAGACTCTGCAGCACTGGCCTGGTACCAGTCCTCAGCCTGGAGGAGTTGGATTAATCAACACTTTGGATTTGTTTTCGGCTATTATGGTCAATATattaaaaggtatttatttgAGAAAGTGCCTATCCTGCCAATCTTTCCCCATGAGCTCTATTTTGAACACACCCTATAATTACTGATATTACCCTGGCAAATTTTCCCCATGAAGTTTTCTCCACTGAAAGCCATGACCGTACTTGTCTGCCTCTCCACATTATAATTATCACCAGGCAATATTTATAACtatactattattatttatgatACTTTATGCCCTACGAAAACCTATATGACACATGCTCAAACTTCAGCATCTGAGACATTCAGACTTCAGCTGGGACATTCCCTTCAATTTGTGTACTTGTTCTTCTTATGTGTGCACTAATAGGTTCATTTTAGAGTATTTCTTGTAAATACAGGAGTCCTGTCAGTGCAAAACCTGCAGGACTTGGGTTAGACTCCAGCTCAACATACCTAAACCTCCCATTGTGTctctttcatactttttttccccgGGTCAGTGCACATTTCAGGACTTCTGATGGTTCAGGCTAGAATTCTGTATCATAGATTCTTGCTGAAGCAAGATAATTAACTAAAGGAGTGCTTAATTATTCCAGATGGACAATGGAGCATAGCACATTTATGCCTCGTGCAAAACATAAACAGACCAGAATGAACTACACATGTTTGCCAATCATGGTCTAGACTTGAAATTTGGCACTGCAGTACTTACAAACAAATGTAATTGTTTTATTCtcacacttcaaaaaaaaaaagaattaaataaaactcTGCCTTGTAAGCACctttagttttaattatttaagatCAATACTAACCTAAATGCCTCTGTCCCTAACATGCATCTCCTCTCCAGGGTCATAGACCTTTCTTATTACGAAATCACTGGCTTTCTCCACAAATATTACTGTTAACCAGTTTCCTCAGTATCATATGCATAAGGGCTATAAACTAATGAGCAGATCTAGGTTATGTAGAAAAAGtgtagaaagaaacaaatgttgAACGTCACATTTACATTAACTTCTCACAGTTCAAATGGCAATTTATCCACAACATAGTATGAATCATGCAGTAAGAAAAGGGAGGAATCTCCAGtttctttgatttatttgtCATATGGTCGACTGATGTCAGTATcagtggctttaaaaaaaaaaaaaaaagtttaaacatccaaaagaaaggaagagagaaaggaggaaaaggtcTAGCTTTCCGCAAAATCCATTTCCTTTACAACCATGAgctcaaaccaaaccaaaccaaaggcTGCTGACGAGCAGGGTCTTCTGTTCCTTCCGTGCTTGTCTCGTGGTCTGGTGCAAGCTGGGAATCAAGGGTATGGGACTGGTGGATGTGTTttgtttacatatatatatgtatgtatgtaggTAGgcattaatatatatatacatacatacacatatatgcacacagaTACAGTCTTCCTAAAAATGCTCTTTGCAgtccagaggcagcaggagtCACTGTGAAGGAAGAGCTGGGCAACATATGGCTGTAGAGTCTGCACTGGAAAAAGTCACTGGCTAAATATACGCcggctgtttgttttcttttattttcatgaggCGAAATACGAGCTCTGCATAGAGTACAGCCTGTCAATGGGGTTTCCTACTCTAGCCTGCATGGAGTTAACTTCAGAAGAGGCAAGAAAACAGTCGCTCAAGCTAGTTAAAGAGGTATCACTGTCGATATCATGAAAAATGGAGTCGTTTCCTGCAAATGAAACGTATACGTTAAGCTGGATTCTGTGCAGCCAGAGGAGGACATAGTACACACGGATGCCTACGTGTTGCACACTGCAGCAAAAGGGAACCCTCCTGGGTTTGGTTTTACATGTTAACATAATTTCACTCTAAGGGTCCAACCTACACTAAGAGGAAGGCTAGCAACATATCTGCAGAGttcagctggcagcagtgccaCTCAGATCTGCCAGGATTTAATTTCTACATCAGTCAGcggcacaggaaaaaaaaaaaaagagtctggGCTGATGACAGGAGCAAACGGTGCCAGGGAGGAACAGGCCCCCGGCTCTCTGTGAGCTGGGATCCGGCAGCAGTGGGGGCACCAGGGCTGCTGAGGAAGGTGGGACCAGACATGGGGTGCCCGCAACAGGGAGAAACTGTCTGAGCACCATAACCAGCAGTGGTCTTCATTTACTCACAAGGTAAGAGAATGCAACCAGACCCAGGAGGAGACCCAGCCCACCTGGCCTCAAGTGAGCTATAGTTGTATacatgctttcatttcagaaaactcCACTCTTTTGGGGCTGGTTTGGAACAGCaccttttatttcccttagCAACTAAGATTTCAGCTTACTTCAACTCTTAAGGTACCAGAAAGTGCTCAAGTCCTGTGAGCACTAAGAAAGCGTTAGTCTGGCTCTTTTTCCTCATGTACTCATCTGAAATGGCTTTGAGCTACCTCCTGCACTCACTTCGGAGCACAGAACCTGCCTCTCGAGGACATTTGCTTAGAAAGCCAAGGAAATTGTTAGCAACAAAATCACAAGCCATCTAATGCTCACTGGGCCTTCAGATGTCCTCAGCTCCTTACAGGATTTACCAAATTGCCTAGTGTGTACTGTGGACTTGTCTCAGTGGGAAAAGTAATAACATGGACCCAAAGCAGATTCCTTGTTGGCCTGTGCATGCTGTGCTTGTGAAGTGATATGCACATGGACCTCTACAATGAAGTAGAAGCAAGTCTGGTTCTGGTCAGCAGAAACGAGTCTGATGTAACAGGCCCTTGTGGGCTACAGCAAGGCCAATAATCACAGTCTGAGAAATcctcttaaattttatttaaatgccaCACTGCAATTGTCCAGAATCAACTATTAGGCATTTAATGCTTGTGATGCATTTGGTGTACCTATCCACTTGATGGTGTGTGGTCAGGGAATCATGAAAGCAAACCATCATCTTGATTTTGggcaaagaataaaattatgcaGGAGAAATGTCCTGTGGTGACACATTTCTTAGTAGCTCAAGAACTGTTCTTTAACAAATCCATGCATCCAATCTAAGGGATCTTAGAGGGGTGCttattcattttgaaattaatagaTTACTTCTTTATTGAAggcactttttcccccccaaagcttctaagaaaaaggaaaaatttgtgAGGGAGCTAGAATTTggtactgtttatttttcagtgtcttgaATAGTGGTTTAAAAAAGCGGAGCTGGAGAGGTGATGTTGCTTGGTTTGTCATTTATCAGAATTACACTGTGAAATAGTTCTGAAGGGTGTCGAGAGCCCAGGATGAGCTCTCTTCTACCCCCTTATGtgtacatgaaaataaacacacaaaactgGCTGGTACAAATcccagaaaaaaggaattacaaAAGCAAGTAACTCTACTGAACCTGTGGTGTGTGAACCAGCATACGAACCCTGCTATTTCTGATGCGGCAGAATGATGCATGCCTTACCATAAGGGTTCATGTGGTCGCCTGGCATTTGTGGAGGGGTAAGACCCTGCTGAAATGGGTCTGTGCCATAACTGCTTTGATCCATTGCTACAatctgctgctgtggtggtgcaAGTGGTGTGTAAGATGTCATCATCCCTTCCATTCGGTTGGACATTacttctgcaaagcaaacaggAGGGCACAGTCACTGCTGAGGAAcaaagaggcagcagagaaTAACACCAGCGGCAACACTGAACCCAAGGGCAGAGTGAACACAGCTGGGTGTGTCCTGTCATTCAAAGGAGCCTTCCAAATTTTGTTGAAAGTACAACCCTGAGCGGTGAGTTGAAAGACTTGTAGTTTCTGAATATATCATTTCTGGAGCTCCTGGGTGCTGGAGCGTACCCTCCCGAAGTCTGTCCTGTGCGTGACATAGACCTTATACTCTCTAACTTATGTTGGTACCAGTTTTTCTGGTTCTGTGTAAAGAGGAGGATCTGAGGCTGCAAAGCTTTGGGACACGGAGAACCTCAAAAGCATCCACggagcagcagggccagccctgctcctgccccggGGTCCGGCCAGCTGCTAGGGCACAGGAGGGgctccctgtgctgtgctgcagcagcaatgctgaCACCCTTGCAAGCAGCCTGCAGATGCCCAGCTGAACACGGTCCCCCTtccttcaggagaaaaaaaagccagaagatCTACCTGGAGTGAGCCTCCTGGAGATCTCCTCCACTGAAAGCACCTCTGTACTGCACATTTCTTGTAGAAAGGAGGTAACAGcttctgtgtaagcactgccAGGGTCTGGCCCCGTGGGACAGCTCTGGGATAACCTGGGGTGGGCACTCAGACACAGCACCTCTGTGTGTTTCTACTGATGATGGCACATTATCCACAGACTTGGTGCATGCCCTGCATGGCTGTTCTTAAGACATGATGTGGGAATGGCACTTCAAGAAACCTTGCAGATTCTTTTCCACTTGCTTTGCCTTCATCACAAATCCCCTACCTTGCCCTAGTCGTTGCGAGTTTtgttgctcctgctgctgctgatgccTTCGTGCTAGTTTTTTCATCTGAataaaagaggaagaacagaacaATCTCATGGCTCTGAATGCAACCATTTTGTTGCCTTACAAAACTCTCTGCAAACATCAAATTGATCAATACAAACCATTTATATTCATGCACACACCACTGTGGGTTCAGTTTCATTTCTAAGCTTTAACATTTCAGTTTCCAGTTCATGTCTGCATGCAACATTTACTCCCAGCCTCATGTCACTTTGAGCGCATGAACTTTATGTCTGTGTTTGAAAGTTGCCTTTCTTGTATGGATGTAGACAGCAGTGCATGCAAAATATGTACAGTTCAGTCCTTGGGATCTCTGGGGCATGTACTACATCTGCGGTGGGGGAATCTGTGCTGGAGGACAATTTGCATTTTACTTTTGAGAACTTGACAAACAACCTACCTTTGCTCTTTGGTTTTGAAACCAGACCTGGACAACTCGCACACTGAGTCCTGTTTCAGCTGCTAGTGTTTCTCTGACCTACAGGAGGAAAAGTTTAATGATGtgattttttatattttttaaaaaactaaccAATTATGTTAAGAGAAATATGCCTGTATTTACAATGGTAACTGCCTGTACagaattacatttaaaaattcctcGTATTTTTGCTTGTTCAAGTTCTGTCCTTCATGTCACTATGTTTTGTGAGTACTGAACAAATAGCTGTGTAAAAAGACGCAGAGTCATTTCgtgatttttattttacccATAAAACAGTTCTGTGCAAAAAGATACAAATTTGgctgtgaatatttttcatattgttGAGGTACAATGTCATACTTTAGAAGGGCAAAAAGACACATTGCACTGTCCCAAAAGACATACTTTGTACGTCAGCAGGAAAATGTCACTTCTTGTAAAAATGACAGCTTTCAGGACGCAACTCCATTTTTTCCCAATCAAACTTAGGGAAACAGTTACCTTGGTTGCTTTTTgcaaagatttcattttcaccagctttgtcAGCGAAGCACACGTTATACATTTCCCTACATGCTATAAACAAGATCCATAGCAGGGTTAGGTTTCATAAAAAGGCAAGACTGGAAGGACAAGTAGTGGGACCAAAGCTGAGCAGCCATCTCACTGGATAGTGACTCCCTCTGcggtgggaaggaggagggcgAAAGTCACTTGTTTACCCGGGCTCTGATAGTCAAGGCCTATTTCATGTCATACAAGAACCAGGTATTGTTCAGCAGGAATCAGTCACGGAGCTGCTCTGCATACTGCGGGTGAATATCTAGAAATAACAGTGAGGAGGTTGGTCCTCAGCTGCTGATGGCTGCAGGCGGAGAGAGTATTTGGGTGAGCATCGCCATATGCTGGCCTGGGCTTGGTATTCACCCCAAGGCacctgctgctgtcctgggaAGTGGCAGGGGGCTGTCTGGAGCTGTGGCCTGACCTTGTCACCCCCGCAGCCTGGCATCAGAGCTGACTTCAGGTCCCTAGCAAAGCACATACCTTCCTACAGGGCTTGGAAGACACTTCAAAGGATGCTTTGAATGCTCGTCTCTGCTGCGTAGTAAGTATTGTCCTTGGTCGTTTAGGTCGTCTTGGATCCTTCCCATCATCACTTCCTTTTCCTTGGGTTACTTGTCCTTTGGTGGGCTTAACATCTCCATCTTCATCATCACTTTTAActggtgaaaaataaacaggataTAAAATTGTGCTTGTTCCACCAAAGTAACAGGGTGTTTGAGAACTGCTCTTCAGCTGCCAAACTAGTCAACAGGTTCAGCTATTATCCCTGTTTATTTGAACACGTAAAGCAACTGCGGGCAGGAAGAGACTATCTCAGATTTGTGTGCACTGTCTACATCAAATGccacaaaagcataaaaatatgttttttaattgaGGGCATGGGACTGATCAGTCCATGAAGCCCAATGCTTCAATATTTCTAGGAATCAGGCACAGAGACTTTGCGCCCTTCTGGCATTGCTTGGTCCCCTGCATGCTCCCCTGCTGCAACCACACCAACTGATACATACCTTTCCCAGAGCCACATCCTCTCCTGAAGCATTAGTTGCAGACCTGTACTGCTGCCCGCACGGCTATAGCAGCAAAACAGTGTAAATGCAAGTGTCACATAAATATCTCAAAATCTGTTTAGCTAAATATAGTGTAGATTCCAGTTATTGTTCTGAGTATTTTGAAGCTCTAGAGATGATATCAAATGTAATCTTTGCCATCTCATTTCTGTATTGCACAGAAAATATCAGCATTCTTTCTATGTGTTACAATGTGTCTATATGTGCATGCACAAATTTCTTTCTTGGTAAATACATACAAGTATATATGTGCTTGTGTAGACCAAATAGactatttctattttctataGTTAAATTCTGAATATTTGTACAATCAGGTGCTGTTACCAGTGTTACTATATCGTACTGGGAAATCTCAATTGCAGTGGCAAAGGCTGAAGAGTAAGCACAAATTTTgttgggaaaaacaaaactttgcaactcagcatattttatttcaacagactactgatttttcttccagaaaacatTAATACACTATTATAAGGACTTCAACATGAAGAAACACACTTCAGTTTTTATGTACTCAAAGATTACGTTTGGGGAATTAACAAATTAGACTTTAATTCATTTTAGGGTCTGATTATTATGCACCTAGCAATCTAATCACCTTTTACTTTAATAAGCATCTTTGGCCTGATGATTAAAGAGAAGTTCAGTCATTTTAATAACCATGACATTATTAACTTTCCAGCATGCCATTTCTAAGGAAAGGTTTGTGAGGATTAATATTGCTCATTGGAGAGTTACTTTTGTGTCCAGTGGATAAACAATTGATTGGAGAAGGACACACTCTGTGCCAGGCCTATGTGAAAGCATTTGCCCTCACCCAGGCATCTGGGAGATCTGTGTTGTCGATGTATTTGACAATGGGAGACAAAACATCCCATTTAATTTGTCAGCTTGTTtttcaggtttgggtttggCTAACAGAGaataaggaggaagaaaaagcatctcCAGGAGTAAGAAACTATCTCTTGTGCTAAGAGAAAATGGAACTGAAACCAAGGTTGTTTTGTGCCACTGTGGCAGCTTACTGCTGattacaaaatagaaaatttggTCCTGCAGGACAGCCTACCCCTGCCCAAAGCACATCTCCAGCACAGGCGCTGGCAAACAGCAGCCACCAGTGCCTGTGCGGCAAGCGAggaaggcaggggaggaggatgcCTGTGCCCATCGCTGTGGCATGGGAACAGCCCTGCACACAGCTCTTCAGAGGGCGTTTGTCTGgacacaggcaggcaggcagcaggatgcTGAAGCTGGTGATGAGAATGACATGCCGAAGGGCAAGTGGGAAACCCGTGTGCCCTGGGCAAATTCGCAAAGAGCCCAAAGCCTGTGACACAAGATTTACAGAGCAGAGCACTCAAGGTCCTGCAAATACAGCATGGCAATAAATAACATGCCGCTCAAAAAAAGCCCCCGGTCCCACCTGTCCTGTCGAGCCAGCAGTGACCTTTGTCTTGCAGCATTCCTGACATGAAAATATAGATTTCAGCAATGTGGAGAATATGGCTCTCAGATCAGAGATTAAGGTTAATTACTGCTCCTAGATAAACCGGAATAATGCATTTTCCCATAAACCAGAGGCAGACATTCATGTCATTTGTACACTTAATGGAATGGTAATTGTTGATCTTTCTTAGACATTTTCTTGGGAAACCAGCATGCAATTACGATGGCTGGCAGCAGTTTGTGTACACACTGTCTCTAGTCTTGGGATGAGCCAGGGCACATGGGCAGCAGGAGGTTTTCAGTCTCCTTGAGTGTACATGGCACAGGAAGGAGGCACTCCATCTCTCCTGGAACTGCCTGTGAGCCTGAAAGCCAATCCTCGCTGTAACCAACGCTAGATCCCCTGGGTTTTGAACTGGAGCACCCAAATGCAGTGTATGAACTGTTTGTCCAGTGCAGCACCGTGTTCCCAGCCCTGGACCAACAGCAAGTGGATTTTACTTACTCTCTTCTAAAACCTTCCCTAGGAAATGTGTGGAGGACAGGAAGCATTTGTCTCCCCACCACCATGAAGATTTCAGGGAAGACACCCACCAGCTGCTATCAAGGGTGAGAGCTCCACTGTCTTCTTTAGGAGAAGGCAAAAGCTCTGGCCACAGTATGGTGACCCTCTGCCTTAACTCCCAGGCCAAGCGATGCAGACTCTTGCAATCACACTGTTCAAACCCCAGGTCCCTCTGAAGAGAGAATTCACACCGCAGATTAGTAGCAGTGCATTTTAGTAAAATATCGAGCCTGTTGTCCCTGGATCCTAAACAGTTTGCAATCATCAGGAACAGCACAGGACCTGAAGGGCACCCCTGAAGATCTGCAGTGGGTGAACTCTGCATGCCTCACTTCTGTACCATAGGTAGCACACAAGCCACAGTGCAGCTGTCACATAGATGATCTCCTAGGTTGACACCAGAATGGGGCTCAGACACAAAACAGCAGGTAGGCAACAGATATGATCAGAAACTAGAGCCTTAGTAGCACCCAAGAGACATACTGCCAGGGAGAAGTCGGGAAGGAAGTCAGGAGAGCCAAGCATTGTAGCTGGCTTGAAAGCACCCAGAGTCAGACTCCTCATTTAAGTTAttgctttttatctttctttttttgtgagcCCCCTTGCCTGCCTTAATTGCAGTGGATACACAGGCAGCCCTGCCGAGcgggcagctgccctggctccctgcaCTGCAGATGCTATTGCTGCAGCACAAACCCACTACTCTGTTACTTTCAGATTCTCCTCAGAACTTCTGTGTTGTATTTGTAGTTTTTCTTAACATTACCATTTGTGACTGGCAGAGAGAATACTCTTGAAAATCATATTACTACTATGCCCATTTTCCTAGCTCGGTGCTGAAAGTGTATGTGCAGAGCATGCACTGAAGATTTATTAAGTGGATGGAAAATGCCTATGGAAAACAGCACACTTTGAAGGAGGCCGCAGATAACTGAAGACACTCTGATGCATATTTTATGATCTTATGGGAAAATACTTTGattcaaacaaaaaacttttGTCATTTACTAAGCTGCAAGTTAAGAAAGGGAGTAAAGTTAGGGAGGGCAGACATAAGTAGGGATTTTTTTAGCTGTGCCTGCTAATTTGCATGAGTGGCATGTGCATATAGATAAAATGGATGTGAAAGTGTATATACTTTTCTATAAGAAGACTCTACAAACCCTTGCAGCTTTTCCAGTTGGAGCAGGTGTGGGAAAAGCTCACCTGAGTCTGAGTCGTCTGGGCTGACCGAGCTCAACaagtctttctctttttcatagTCACTTTTGCAGAGCAACTGCCCTTCCTTAAGAACAAATTCATCCCCTTTCCTCAGCTGTCGTTCACAAacgcagcagcagaagcagcttaaGTGGTAAACACACTCCAGGGCTCTCATCACAAATTCTGTTGGGGCGATCTTTTCCATGCAGCCACTGCACTTAGCAGCAAACAGCCTGTAAGAGAGAGAGGCAGTAAAGTCAAAAGGAATGTCAGATCACACACTGCATgaatttaaatacagcaaattcTTTAACTACAGATCAGCTTGTCTCATGCTTTTGCACACTGCGAGACTTGCATCCTTAGTGTTGGAAACATCCCAGGCATGCAATTTATTCAAATCTCAATCCCTTTGGTCTAGAGATTCCCAAATCACCTTTGCTGGATAAAAAAAGGCTAAGGTTTGTCCTTATCTCACTGTTTTGTTCCTcttcaaaatgagaaacaaaaaggagcTCTTGGAGTTTGGATAACTTGTTCAaaaccaaatttattttaattcaccTTTTAGAGGAAGGGCCAATTCATGCTTGGTTTTATACAGGCTCTCTGGTTCAGCACTTAAACCCTATTCTGAATAGATCTCATCACTTTCCATTTTTGGTATTGTCTCTGAGGAGTCTGATAAACGAACACAGAAACAAGCATGAAAACTTAGTGCTATTGCTGAGGAGAAGACGATGCACACACACGCAATCGCACACATGCAATTGATAAAGAGAGGAGTGAAACAACACGGCTTTTCTTTGGATGTTGAGTTATTCCAGAACAACCTGTCTCTGAAGGGAGTACTGTGCATTTTAAATGGTGTGAAACATCCTTTGGCAGAGATAGGCAGTGATACAATCTGCTAAATTACCACTATAATCATGGGTTCTAGAATACACACTGTATTCCAGACTAGTTCTTATTAAACCTTTATGAACCCCCTCTTTCATCCATCATTAATTTTCTAAGATAAAGTTAGAATGatttagattaattttattttgcttttctaatggCGACTGGGAATCTCCCTAAGTGAGCTTTTAGGAAGAGGGCTGCTtcaaataaagataaataacTAAGTTAGGTCCCTGTATCACACAGTGGGCTTGGCGATTTGAAATTCAGTGTCTTTTATGGCAATACATCAAATAGCAAGGTGCATTAAGATTTACATTTCGGCAACGAAATTAACACAACTGCACCCATgtattcacaggaaaaaaaggagattcTGCCTTTTGGGATGGGGTAcgctgattattttttttcaccctcaAAATTACCACCTTTTATAAAAAAGGCAATTATCTTCAATTTTAGAAGGCGCAGGCTGTGGTAGTTACTGATTCCTCCAAAGCCTCCATTTTGTCTGAGCTGAGAAGTACAGCAAAATGGCAGTCACTTGCTCCTCAGCAAAATGATGGAGTCACAGAATGggcaggagggaaaagaaaatgtaaatacagcATCCAAAGAAAGGCTGACTGCCCAAGAACTTGTGGGCTTTCCCCATCTGTACCTTTCGATCTAATAAAAGAGATCTACACTATTAACCCTGCTGGCTCGGTGTGTACCTTTGCACAAGGTCCCAGCGGTGCATCGTATAAGCCACGCAAGGTGGAGTGGTTCTTTTTGGGGTACATAATGAATTAGTCCTATTAAAGGGAAACTGATGCCACACAAGACCCTCAGGCACTGCTAGTGAACTTGGCCATCTGACTTCATACAGTCAGTTGGGTTTATCTGCAAGGTTTTTCTTACCATGCTGTAGCTAGCAAATTCCTaagcaggaaatatttttatctatACAGAATAAGGGTTAAaacacaaaggggaaaaaaaaaagcaaacagattttaagcacttaaaaaagttgtttctatTTAGCTGCTTAAACGTATTTGACTCAGTTTAATTAAGCTGGTATCTTTTGTCTGAAGACTGTTGTTATGATGGAGCACACTTAAAGACTCCGAAGATAGCAAATCTGTGCGAAGGCATCCGGCTCCCCTAAC from Falco biarmicus isolate bFalBia1 chromosome 9, bFalBia1.pri, whole genome shotgun sequence encodes:
- the LMX1B gene encoding LIM homeobox transcription factor 1-beta, with the translated sequence MDIATGPESLERCFTRGQSDCSKMLDGIKMEDHPLRSGPATLGVLLGSDCQHQAVCEGCQRPISDRFLMRVNESSWHEECLQCAACQQALTTSCYFRDRKLYCKQDYQQLFAAKCSGCMEKIAPTEFVMRALECVYHLSCFCCCVCERQLRKGDEFVLKEGQLLCKSDYEKEKDLLSSVSPDDSDSVKSDDEDGDVKPTKGQVTQGKGSDDGKDPRRPKRPRTILTTQQRRAFKASFEVSSKPCRKVRETLAAETGLSVRVVQVWFQNQRAKMKKLARRHQQQQEQQNSQRLGQEVMSNRMEGMMTSYTPLAPPQQQIVAMDQSSYGTDPFQQGLTPPQMPGDHMNPYGNDSIFHDIDSDTSLTSLSDCFLASSEVNSMQARVGNPIDRLYSMQSSYFAS